A window of the Cannabis sativa cultivar Pink pepper isolate KNU-18-1 chromosome X, ASM2916894v1, whole genome shotgun sequence genome harbors these coding sequences:
- the LOC115712629 gene encoding thionin: MKGKTRVIVSVLLVSLVLGQIQVEAKSCCPTTTARNIYDACRFTGGSREFCAKLSGCKIISGNTCPDGYKHDILENNGGDSANEYCKLGCTSSVCDPLTTLQDSDASEVVKEAVEKCTKACFAICTKGSITATPFEIAMTE; encoded by the exons ATGAAAGGCAAAACTAGGGTTATTGTGAGTGTTCTGTTAGTGAGCCTTGTTTTAGGACAAATTCAAGTTGAGGCGAAGAGTTGTTGTCCAACAACCACTGCTAGAAATATCTACGATGCATGTCGTTTTACGGGAGGCTCAAGAGAATTTTGTGCAAAACTCAGCGGATGCAAAATCATTTCTGGGAATACATGTCCCGACGGTTATAAGCATGACATTCTCGAAAACAATG GTGGTGATTCTGCCAATGAATACTGTAAGTTGGGGTGTACATCCTCTGTGTGCGATCCCTTAACCACTCTCCAAGACTCTG ACGCAAGTGAAGTTGTGAAGGAAGCTGTTGAAAAATGTACGAAGGCATGTTTTGCTATTTGCACTAAGGGTTCCATTACTGCTACTCCATTTGAAATTGCTATGACGGAGTAA